A stretch of DNA from Thalassospiraceae bacterium LMO-SO8:
CGACGCGGGTCAGCTTGCCGATGTGCGGCTGTTCGGGGGCGATGATGTAGTTCTCGTTGTCCATGACGATGGGGTCGGGCACGGGCTTGCGCACGGGCATGCCCAGATATTCGCCGACGCGGTGGTAATCCGGGGTGTGATAGGTGCGGTACTTGCGGTTCACCTTGGCGAAGAAATCCGGATTACGCACGGCCATGGGATAGACCGGGCGGATTTCCACGGTCAGATCGTAAGTTTCCTGCCAATCGCGGAAACGGTCCAGGGTCAGGTAGCAATAGGGGCTGCGGTAGGACCAGAAGACGTCGACGGAATGTGTCATGATGCGTCTCCCAGCCCCATTTGGCGGACCATGGCGCGGCACAGGTCGCTGTCCGGTCCCGCGTAATGATTCATGATCGTGAAGTGGTTGGCGCCGGGCACTTCGAGCAGCTCGACCTCCGCCGTCTTGCCCGCCCAGGCGGCGGCCAGGGCCTGCGACTGGCGCAGAAATTCCGCCGTCTCCGCGCCGCCGACGGCGATCAGGGTCGATCCGCCGCCAAGAGGCGGCAGGTGTTCCGGTGAATACCGGCGCACGTCGTCTTCGCCGAGGTGCAACGTGTCGTCGATGTAGCAATGGCGCATGGGCGTCAGGTCGAAGATGCCCGACAACGCCGCGGCACCCTTGATAGCGTTCGCCGGCAGGCCCCATTCGGTCCAGTCGGTGGCCTGTAGCATGGCCGCGATGTGCCCGCCCGCCGAATGGCCCGACACGAACAGCCGGTCACGGTCGCCGTTGAAGCTGTCCGCGTTGTTCCAGGCCCAGGCCACGGCGGCCCGGCATTGGCGCAGCAGTTCCGTCATGTCGACGGATGGGATCAGCGCGTATTCGGCCGAGATGACGACGGCGCCGGCCTCGACCTGGCCCTGCACGACGAAGCGGGAGTCTTCCTTGTCGCGGCTCATCCAGAACCCGCCGTGGAAGAACAGGCGGATGGGGTGGGGGCCGTCGCCGTGGGCGGTCCTGTCCGGCAGGAAGATGTCGAGTTTCTCGCGCGCATGGTCGCCATAGGCGACGTCGAGCTTGCAGTCGAAATCCTGGGTCACCTTGACACAGGCCGGGGCCCAGCCCGCGTAGATTTCCGCATGGTTGGGCACGCGTTCACGGTTGTTGTACTGGAAATCCAGATCGGCCCGGGTCATCCCCAGGTAAAGGGTCTTCTCAGTCATGGTATCGGAAAGGCCTTGTTCTTATTCGAAGGGAAGCATTACGTTTTTCTTGTAGGCCGGACGCACATTGAGGCGGTCCCACCAGGCTTTCAAGTTCGGCAAGTCCGGGCCTTCGGGCACCAATGTGTGCCAGCGGTAGGCGGAACAGCCACAGGGGATGTCGCCCATGTTCAGGGTGTCGCCGGTGAGAAACGGCCGGTCGGCCAGATGTTTGTCGAGCACGGACCACAACTGCCCGGCCTTTTCCTTGGCCTCGGCCAGGGCTTTTTCGTTTTTGGTTTCCGCGGTCGCCCGGATCATCTGGAAATAGATCACGGTCATCGGCGGGTGCATCACGGTCAGGTACCAGTCCATCCATTGATGGGCCTGGCCGCGCACCTTCATGTCGGCCGGCAGCCAGGGATCGCCGCCGTAGGCCTCCAGGATGTAGCGCATGATGGCCTGGCTTTCCCAGATCACGTAGTCGCCGTCCTCAAGCACGGGGATCAGGCCCATGGGGTTTTTGGCAAGGTAGGCCGGGTCCTGGTTGCCACCGTATTTTCCGCCGACATCGACGCGTTCGGCCTCCAAGCCAAGCTCGTCTATCAGCCACATGACTTTTTGTACGTTGACGGATGTGGCGCGTCCCAGCACTCTGAGCATTCTGGATCCTCCCTTGGTCTAAATCCGAAAGCACGGTAACACATGAGCGAAAATACTGTCGCGGGCGAAAGCATGCCGCCGGGCAAACGACTCGTGTGGGGGCTTGCATCGACCTGGGCGGTGCAGGTCGTGGGCACGGCGGCGGTGTTCGGCGTGCCCGTGTTGGCCCCGGTGATCGCGCCGGAAATGGGTGTCGATCCTACGTTGGTCGGGGTCTATGTCGCCATCGCCTATCTGACGGGGCAGGTCACGGGACTGATGTCCGGGGGCTTCATGGACCGTTACGGCGCGCTGCGCATGTCACAGGTCAGCTGCCTGTTCGCGGCCCTGGGAATCCTCATGCTGTATCCCGCGCAGGTCTGGCTGGCGCCCGTGGCGGCGCTTCTGATGGGGACGTGCTACGGCCCCCTGAACCCGACCAGCTCGAAAATCCTGCGTGGCCTGGGCGCGGACAACAGGCAGCCCCTGATCTTTTCAGTCAAGCAGACGGGGGTGCCCGTGGCGGGGGTCATCGTCGGCATGTCCCTGCCGGCGTTGACAGTTCTGTTCGGCTGGCGCTGGGCCTTTGCCGTGTTCGCCGTGGCCGCGATTTTGGTGGCGCTTGCGATCCAACCCGTGCGCGAGACCTTCGACCACGACCGGCGGCGCGACGGCGGCCGACCGAATATCAAGATCTGGGGGCCGCTGAAACTGGTGCTCGGCGATCCGGCCCTGCGCGCCCTGTCCCTGGTCGGCTTCGCCCTTGCGGGGTCGCAGATCAGCCTGGGATCGTTCTACGTCCTGTTTCTGATCCATAGCCTGAACTGGTCCCTGATCGACGCCGGGTTTTTCTACGCCCTGGTGCAGGCCGGCGGCATCGGCGGGCGCCTGGCCTGGGGCTACGTGGCCAAGCAGGTGTTCTCGCCGACGGCCGTTCTGGTCGGTGTCAGCATTCTGGTCTGCGGCCTGTTCGCCGTGACCGCATTCATTTCACCCGCCTGGCCGACCTGGACCATCGGCGCCCTGTCCTTGGCGTTGGGACTTTGCAGTTACGGTTGGAACGGGGTCTGGCTATCGGAGGTTGCGGACATCGCGCCCCGCGCCAACGTGGGGGACGCGACCGGCGGCGCCCAGTTCATCATGTTCGGTGGGGTGACGGTGATGCCGCCGATCTTCGGAGTCCTGATCGACGGAACCGGCAGTTATGTGGCGCCTTTCGTGGTGTCGGGCGCGTTTGTCGCCGCCGTGGCGCTCTACATGGTGTTGGCGCTGCGCGCTAAACCGGCAACCAATTAATTGTTTATTGTATAGCAATGGGTTACCGGTGGCGACCTATGGCATCGGTGCCATTATTGGTCCTATAATCGGAACGCGAACAGTCAGTCACCGATAAGGATTCCGTTCCAATGGCCAGTTCCAAGACACAACGCCTGCTTCTGGTCGAGGACGACCCGCCGCTGGCGCGGGTCTATCAGGAATACCTGAAATCGGAACCCTACGAGGTCATCCATGCCGAGACCGGCAAGGGGGCATTGAAGGCGTTGGCCGATGGTACGTTCGACGCGCTGGTCCTGGATGTCCAACTGCCCGACATGAACGGCCTGGAAATCCTTAAGAAACTTGCCCAGGAAAATGCCCGCATGGCGGTGGTGGTCATTACCGCCCATGGCTCGATCAACATGGCCGTGGATGCCATGCGCGAGGGGGCGGCGGATTTTCTCATGAAGCCGTTCAACGCCGAGCGTCTGATCTTCACCCTGCGCAATGCGCTGGAGCGTCAGGAACTGAAGGGCATCGTCCAAACCCTGAAGCAGGACTTCAACCGGGAAACCTATTGCGGGTTCGTCGGCAAGTCATTGCCGATGCAGGCGGTCTACCGCATCGTCGATGCGGCGGCGCCGTCGAAGGCCACCGTGTTCATCACCGGGGAATCAGGCACCGGCAAGGAAGTTTGCGCCGAGGCCGTGCACGGCCAAAGCCCACGCGCGAACAAACCGTTCATCGCCTTGAACTGCGGCGCCATTCCCCAGGAACTGATGGAAAGCGAGATTTTCGGTCATGTGAAGGGGGCCTTCACCGGGGCCCATGCCAACCGGGATGGGGCGGCGACCCTGGCCGACGGTGGCACGCTGTTCCTTGACGAAGTGTGCGAGATGGACCTGTCGCTACAGGTCAAGCTGCTGCGCTTCATCCAGACCGGCCGGTTCCAGAAGGTCGGTAATTCGACCGTGGAAAAGGTCGATGTCCGCTTCGTCTGCGCCACCAACAAGGATCCTTGGGAAGAGGTCGAAAAGGGCAATTTCCGCGAAGATCTGTAT
This window harbors:
- a CDS encoding alpha/beta hydrolase produces the protein MTEKTLYLGMTRADLDFQYNNRERVPNHAEIYAGWAPACVKVTQDFDCKLDVAYGDHAREKLDIFLPDRTAHGDGPHPIRLFFHGGFWMSRDKEDSRFVVQGQVEAGAVVISAEYALIPSVDMTELLRQCRAAVAWAWNNADSFNGDRDRLFVSGHSAGGHIAAMLQATDWTEWGLPANAIKGAAALSGIFDLTPMRHCYIDDTLHLGEDDVRRYSPEHLPPLGGGSTLIAVGGAETAEFLRQSQALAAAWAGKTAEVELLEVPGANHFTIMNHYAGPDSDLCRAMVRQMGLGDAS
- a CDS encoding glutathione S-transferase family protein — translated: MLRVLGRATSVNVQKVMWLIDELGLEAERVDVGGKYGGNQDPAYLAKNPMGLIPVLEDGDYVIWESQAIMRYILEAYGGDPWLPADMKVRGQAHQWMDWYLTVMHPPMTVIYFQMIRATAETKNEKALAEAKEKAGQLWSVLDKHLADRPFLTGDTLNMGDIPCGCSAYRWHTLVPEGPDLPNLKAWWDRLNVRPAYKKNVMLPFE
- a CDS encoding MFS transporter encodes the protein MSENTVAGESMPPGKRLVWGLASTWAVQVVGTAAVFGVPVLAPVIAPEMGVDPTLVGVYVAIAYLTGQVTGLMSGGFMDRYGALRMSQVSCLFAALGILMLYPAQVWLAPVAALLMGTCYGPLNPTSSKILRGLGADNRQPLIFSVKQTGVPVAGVIVGMSLPALTVLFGWRWAFAVFAVAAILVALAIQPVRETFDHDRRRDGGRPNIKIWGPLKLVLGDPALRALSLVGFALAGSQISLGSFYVLFLIHSLNWSLIDAGFFYALVQAGGIGGRLAWGYVAKQVFSPTAVLVGVSILVCGLFAVTAFISPAWPTWTIGALSLALGLCSYGWNGVWLSEVADIAPRANVGDATGGAQFIMFGGVTVMPPIFGVLIDGTGSYVAPFVVSGAFVAAVALYMVLALRAKPATN
- a CDS encoding sigma-54 dependent transcriptional regulator, with product MASSKTQRLLLVEDDPPLARVYQEYLKSEPYEVIHAETGKGALKALADGTFDALVLDVQLPDMNGLEILKKLAQENARMAVVVITAHGSINMAVDAMREGAADFLMKPFNAERLIFTLRNALERQELKGIVQTLKQDFNRETYCGFVGKSLPMQAVYRIVDAAAPSKATVFITGESGTGKEVCAEAVHGQSPRANKPFIALNCGAIPQELMESEIFGHVKGAFTGAHANRDGAATLADGGTLFLDEVCEMDLSLQVKLLRFIQTGRFQKVGNSTVEKVDVRFVCATNKDPWEEVEKGNFREDLYFRLHVIPIHLPPLRDRGDDILDIAGKFLTEFAAEEGKGFQVFDDETAAVLAGFSWPGNVRQLQNVIRNVVVLHDGETVGVDMLPPPLGRGTGQTRPVAQAKSAPAPSKPTDAQPASKGAEQGDIAIRPLWQVEQELINAAISQCDGNVSRAAALLELSPSTVYRRLREAEEKAEGGGFDAAE